The segment GAGCACCGTCCGGCGCGTCCCCGCGAGGATGCGGCCCGATCGCTCGACCTCGTCCATCCAATGCTGGTCGGCGGAGAGGAAGACGTCCCCGGCGCCGGACGCGACGATCTGCTGCGCGAGCGTGTTCGATCCGGCGAAGTTGAAGACGACGCCGACACCCGCGCTTTTCTCGTAGGCCGCGCCGATCTCCGTCAGCGCGTCGCGCAGGCTCGCGGCGGCATGGACCTCGATCTCGGGGGGCGGCTCGGCCGCGACCACGGCCGCCGCGAGGAGCAGGCTCCGGAGCATGGGGACGATCTTAGGACGGAGTCCGCACCCTCCCGCCCGGGAGAATTGGGACGTCCTGCCGCGCCGCGGCCACGGCGGCCGTTCGCCCCGCTATTCCATCAAACCCTACAGATCCAGGGAGCCCGCTGCGCCCTTGTGGCATGATCGTTCGGGTTTCGGCGGTCCCGCCGCCGGGGAGAGGGGTATGGAGGATCGGTCCGCGCTCGAGCAGCGGCGCCAAGCGGAACTCCGCAACGCGCTGGCGTCCCTGCTGGGCACCGACGATCCTTCGGCCATCGACGAGCTCCGCGGCCACCTGGAACGCGTGGAGTTGCGCCGCGGGGAGACGCTCTACCGGCAGGGGGACGTCGCCCACGACCTGCACATCGTCGCGAGCGGCACCCTGCGGGTGATGTCCACCGACGCCCGCGGGCGCTCGACCGCGATCGCGGAGATCCGCCGAGGCCAGACCGTCGGCGAGATGGCGATCCTCGAAGGAACGACCCGGACCGCCACGGTCTTCGCCGTACGCGACTGCGTCCTGCTCCGGCTCGACCGCTCGAAGCTCGAGCGGGTCGTGGAGAGCCACCCGAGGCTCGTCCTGAACATCTCTCGACTGATGAGCTCGCGCCTGCGGCGCACGACGCTCGGGCGCGGGATCTCGGAGCGTTATCGCACGATCGCGGTGGTCCCTCACGGCGGGATCGAGGGGATCGGGACGGCGCGTCGTCTCGCCGACGAGCTGGGGCTCTACGGCAGGGCCGCGCTCGTCGACTCCGAGCCCGTCGACGACCGGGTCGAGGACCTCGAGGCCGCCCACGACTCGCTCGTCCTGCTCGCCGACGGCGAACCGACTCCCTGGACGCGGACGTGCCTCTCCCACGCCGATGCCGTCGTGCTCGTCGCCGAGTTCGGCGCGGACGCGTCGGTCGGACCGGTCGAGCGGTGGCTGGGCGACCAGGATGCCTTCGAGCGGCTGCCTCGTCGGGAGCTCGTCCTGCTCCACCCGCCCGGCAGCCGCGGGCCCTCGGGAACCGCGCGATGGCTCGAGGGACGCCGCGTCGACCGGCACCACCACGTGCGCGCCGACCGCGCGGGGGATCTCGCCCGCGTGGCACGGTACGCCGCGGGACGCGCGGTAGGGCTCGTGCTCGCCGGAGGGGGAGCGCCGGGATTCGCCCACGTCGGCGTGATCCGCGCGCTGCGCGAACGCGGCATCCCGATCGACGCGGTGGGCGGCACGAGCATCGGCGCGATCGTCGCCGCGGGCGTGGCTCTGGACTTCGACGACGAGCAGCTGTACCGGGCTTGCCGCGAGTCGTTCACCGGCTCCGACCCGTTGGGCGACTACAACCTGATCCCGGTCGTGTCCGTGTCGCGAGGGGGGCGCATCGAGCGGCGTCTGCGCGAGCATCTGGGCGAGGGTTCGATCGAGGACTGCTGGATCCCGTTCTTCTGCATTTCGGCGAACCTCTCGAGCAACGAGCAACACGTCCACCAGTCGGGGCCGCTGTGGCGCGCGGTGCGCACGAGCTGCTCGCTCCCCGGGATCGTGCCCCCGATGGTGCACGACGGACAACTGCACATCGACGGCAGCTGCGTGAACAACCTGCCGGTGGACGTCTTCCAGCGCGCGGGGATGGGACGGGTGATCGCCTCCGATCTCGACCTGCGCGTCGATCGTCGCCTCGGCTACGACAAGGTCCCGTCCCCCTGGCGCGTGCTCGCGGGCCGGCTCGTGCCGGGCGTCTCGCGCGTTCCGGTGCCGGGACCGCTCAACGTGGTGATGAAGTCCACGATGCTCGGCGGCGCCGAGCGCGCGGCCCGGGTCCGCGAGGAGGTGGACCTCTGCTTCGTGAGCCCGGTCCAGCGCATCGGCCTGCTGCGCTGGTCGGCGTTCGACGACGCCGTCGCCGCGGGTTACCGGCACGCCGCCGAGCGCCTCGGGCCGGACTCCGTCGCCCTCCTGCGGGGGGTCCGATGAGCCGCGAAGGAGAGGTCCTCGAGCGCGTCCTGGCCGTCAACCGCTCCCTCGCGCGTTCGCTCGACCTGACGACCCTGCTGTCGCAGGTGGTCGACACCGCGCTCGAGCTGCTCGACGCGGAACGGGGGAGCGTGTTCCTCCACGAGCCCGCTTCGGGGACCCTCGTCTCGCGCGTGGCCACGGGAACGGGGGAACTTCGGATCCCCGCCGACAGGGGGATCGTCGGGGAATGCGTCGCGACGCGCGAGATCGTCCTCGTCGCCGACGCGTACGCCGACCCGCGTTTCAATCGCCAGGTCGACCTCGCGACGGGGTATCGCACCCGCTCGATGCTCACGATGCCGCTGATCGGGCACGACGACACGCTCGTCGGCGTGCTGCAGGTCCTCAACAAGCGCGGCGGTTCATTCGGCGACGCCGACCTGCCGATCGCCACGGCCCTCGCGGCGACCTGCGCGATCGCCATCCAGCGCATGAGGCTCCTCGAGGAGATCGTCGAGAAGCGGCGGATGGAACGGGAGCTCGAGGTCGCGCGGGACATCCAGACGCGGGTCTTCCCGAAATCGATGCCGGAGATCCCCGGCTACGACGTGGCGGGATGGAGCCGCCCCGCCGACCAGACCGGCGGCGACATCTTCGACGTGATCGCGGCCCCGGGTTCCGTCCTGCTCCTGCTCGGCGACGCGACCGGTCACGGGGTGGGACCGGCGATCTCCGTCACCCAGGTGCGGGCGATGCTCCGGATCGCCGCGCGGCTGGGGGCCGGTCTCGACCACACCTTCCGCAACATCAACGACCAGCTCTCGGACGACCTGTCCGACAACCGGTTCGTCACGGCCTTCCTCGGCGTGCTCGACCCGGCGTCGCACCGTGTCGTGTATCACGCGGGCGGCCAGGGCCCGCTCCTGCACTGGCGCGCCGCCGAACGGACGATCGACTGGCTCACCTCCTCGACGCTCCCGCTCGGGATGCTTCCCTTCCGGAAGACTCCGGAATCGCGCTGGATCGACATGGCGCCGGGGGACGTCCTCGCGCTGGTCTCGGACGGCATCTTCGAATGCGAGAACGCCGCGGGAGAGGCGTTCGGGAACGAGCGGGCGGGTGCGATCGTCTCGGCGGGAACCGGCGCGGCGGAGACGGTCGCGCGCATGGTCGCCGAGGCGGACGCGTTCCGCGGGTCCGCGCCGCAGCAGGACGACATGACGGTGCTGGTGCTGCGCCGGCGCGCCGCCGGCCGCGACTAGAACTCCAGCTCCATCCCCTCGCGCGCCGCGAACGTCGTCGGGAACTCCTCGCGCGCGACCCGTTCCACCTCCGCCAGCTGCGTGTCGGTGTGCTCGGGGTGGTGGTGGAAGAGCACGAGGTGCTTGACCCTCGCGGCGCGGGCGATCTGGACCGCCGCGTACCAGGTGCTGTGGCCCCAGCCCTTGCGCAGCGCCTCGTACTCCGCCTGCATGTACGTCGCGTCGTAGATCAGGTACTCGGCGTCCTTCGCGAAGTTCTCCAGCGCCCGGTCGGTCGCGGGGTCGCCGTGTTCGTGGTCGGTCGCGTAGACGATCCGGCGGCCCGCGTGCTCGAGGCGGTAGGCCACGCAGCCGTCGGGGTGCCGCAGCGGGAGCGAGTCCACGACCACGTCGCCGACGCGCACCGACTCACGGCCGACCTCCTCGAATTTCACGGTGGCCGGGGCGCCCGACAGCGGCACGGGGAAATACGGCGGGCACACGAGCGACTCGAGGACGTCGCGGATCGTCCGTCCCTCGGGGGCGAAGCTGTGAAAGGTGATCGTGTTCGCGGAATCGTACAGCGGGGGGAACAGCGCCATCCCCTCGACGTGGTCGAGGTGGTAGTGCGAAAGGAAGATGTGGAAACGCGTCGCCTGCCGGGCCCGCCGCTTCTCCACCTCGCTCCCGAGCAGGCGCACCCCCGACCCGCAGTCGAGGATCAGGTATTCGTCCTCGGCCAGCGCGACCGCGGCGCAGGGAGTATTGCCCCCGTAGCCGAGACGGTCGGCCGAGGGGGTCGGGACCGTCCCGCGCACTCCCCAGAATCGGAGCTTGAGGTTGGTGGAACCCATGCGAGAACGGATTCTAACCCCCTCCGGTACGATTCCGACGATGCGATACGAAGGACCCCTGTTCCGCCCCCCGAGCGAAGCGGACAGCTTCATCCTCCAGGCCACCGTGGGGTGCTCCTGGAACCACTGCACCTACTGCGCGATGTACCGGCACAAGCCCTTCCGGGTCCGGGGGCTCGACGAGATCCTGGCCGACGTCTCCGAAGCGGCGGCCGCCGCGGGGGAGCGGGTCCGGAAGGTATTCGTGGCCGACGGCGACGCCCTCGCCATGGACCTCGGGACGTGGACGGCGATCCTCGAGGCGTGCCGGGCGGCCTTCCCTCGCCTGCGCCGGGTGAGCGCCTACGCGACCGCGATGAACCTCCTCGAGAAGTCGCCCGAAGAGCTGGCGAGGCTCAGGACGCTCGGGCTCTCGCTCCTGTACATCGGCCCCGAGTCGGGGGACGAGGAGACGCTCCGGCGGATCGCCAAGGGGGCGGGGTTCGACCAGCACGCCCTGGCGGCGAGCCGGGCCCGGGCCGCCGGCGTCGATCTCTCCGCGATCTTCCTGCTCGGCGCGGGGGGTGTGGAGCGAAGCGCGGAGCACGCCCTCGGCTCCGCCCGCCTGGCGACCGCGATGTCCCCGAAGTTCCTTTCGGTGCTCACGCTGACGGTGGTGCCGGACACCCCGCTGGCCGCCCTCGAGTCCCGCGGGCGTTTCGTCCTTCCGGACGTTCCCGGGTTGCTGCGCGAGATGCGGACGTTCGTCGCGGAGGCTGCGCCCGAAGACGCGATCTTCCGCACGAACCATGCGTCGAACTACCTGCCGCTCGACGGACGCCTGCCCCGCGACCGCGAGCGGCTGCTCGCGGTCCTCGACGCGGCCCTCGACGGCTCGATCCCGCTCCGGCCGGAGTGGGCGCGGGGGTTGTGACCCTGGCCTACTTGCAGGTCCCTCCGCGACACCGGTTGGAGCAGCACTGGCCGTTCGTCGAGCACGAGGAACCGAGCGGCGCGCACGTCGGCTGGCAGGCCGGCGTCGGAGCGCAGGCGGGGTCGGAGCATTCGGCGCCGTTCGCGCAGTCGTCGTCCGCGCCGTTGCCGCAGATCTCGACCGTGTTGGTGCGGCAGTCGAGCGCGCAGTTCGCGCAAGACTCCCCGGTCTCGCACACCGTGTCGCCGCAGCAGAACGAACCCGGGACGACCGGCTGGGAGGTGCAGGCCCGGCCACCCGAGGTGCACCGCGAGTCGGAGCAGGAGACGGGGCCGGCGCCGTCGCCGTCGCCGCAGCAGAAGCGGTTCGCGGGTTTTCCGCCCTGGTTTCCGGCGCAGTCGGAGGGGCAGCTCAGGCAGTCTTCGCCGTTGCCGGCTTCGCAGGTGCCGTTGCCGCAGGAGGGGCCGGGAGTCGGGCCCGAGGCGCAATCGGCGGAGCAGTTGCCGCAGTCCTCGCCGACCTCGCAGATCCCGTTGTTGTTGCAGGTCGGGCATCCCGCGCACGCGGTCGTGTCGAACCCGCTGCAGTCGCCCTTGCAGGCGAGCGTCCCGCCGCCGGTGCAGCCGAAGGTCGCGCAGGTCTTCCCTCCGAGCTGGCCGGTATCGCAGGCCTCTCCGGCCTGGATCACCCCGTCGCCGCAGACCGCGGCGCCGCCGACCTGGCGCCCCGCGGAGTAGACGTCGACGCTCTGGCTCGAGCCCCCCGACTCGTCGCGGTTGTCGGTGAAGATGGTCAGGAGCTGGCTCGCGACGACGTCGAGGCCGTTGTAGTCGCCCCACTCGAAGCCGTCGGCGATGTTGGGCGAGAGGACCGCGGTGAGGCGCTCGGGAGTCGACCACGTCTGCGCGCCGTCGACCGATTTGCTGAAGAAGAAGTCGACCGCGTTGCGCGTCGAGTCCCGGCGCGTGTCGTAGTAGGCGACGTAGACGGTCCCGTCGTTCCCGACCCCCAGCCACGGGT is part of the Candidatus Polarisedimenticolaceae bacterium genome and harbors:
- a CDS encoding MBL fold metallo-hydrolase: MGSTNLKLRFWGVRGTVPTPSADRLGYGGNTPCAAVALAEDEYLILDCGSGVRLLGSEVEKRRARQATRFHIFLSHYHLDHVEGMALFPPLYDSANTITFHSFAPEGRTIRDVLESLVCPPYFPVPLSGAPATVKFEEVGRESVRVGDVVVDSLPLRHPDGCVAYRLEHAGRRIVYATDHEHGDPATDRALENFAKDAEYLIYDATYMQAEYEALRKGWGHSTWYAAVQIARAARVKHLVLFHHHPEHTDTQLAEVERVAREEFPTTFAAREGMELEF
- a CDS encoding patatin-like phospholipase family protein codes for the protein MEDRSALEQRRQAELRNALASLLGTDDPSAIDELRGHLERVELRRGETLYRQGDVAHDLHIVASGTLRVMSTDARGRSTAIAEIRRGQTVGEMAILEGTTRTATVFAVRDCVLLRLDRSKLERVVESHPRLVLNISRLMSSRLRRTTLGRGISERYRTIAVVPHGGIEGIGTARRLADELGLYGRAALVDSEPVDDRVEDLEAAHDSLVLLADGEPTPWTRTCLSHADAVVLVAEFGADASVGPVERWLGDQDAFERLPRRELVLLHPPGSRGPSGTARWLEGRRVDRHHHVRADRAGDLARVARYAAGRAVGLVLAGGGAPGFAHVGVIRALRERGIPIDAVGGTSIGAIVAAGVALDFDDEQLYRACRESFTGSDPLGDYNLIPVVSVSRGGRIERRLREHLGEGSIEDCWIPFFCISANLSSNEQHVHQSGPLWRAVRTSCSLPGIVPPMVHDGQLHIDGSCVNNLPVDVFQRAGMGRVIASDLDLRVDRRLGYDKVPSPWRVLAGRLVPGVSRVPVPGPLNVVMKSTMLGGAERAARVREEVDLCFVSPVQRIGLLRWSAFDDAVAAGYRHAAERLGPDSVALLRGVR
- a CDS encoding radical SAM protein, with protein sequence MRYEGPLFRPPSEADSFILQATVGCSWNHCTYCAMYRHKPFRVRGLDEILADVSEAAAAAGERVRKVFVADGDALAMDLGTWTAILEACRAAFPRLRRVSAYATAMNLLEKSPEELARLRTLGLSLLYIGPESGDEETLRRIAKGAGFDQHALAASRARAAGVDLSAIFLLGAGGVERSAEHALGSARLATAMSPKFLSVLTLTVVPDTPLAALESRGRFVLPDVPGLLREMRTFVAEAAPEDAIFRTNHASNYLPLDGRLPRDRERLLAVLDAALDGSIPLRPEWARGL
- a CDS encoding GAF domain-containing SpoIIE family protein phosphatase is translated as MSREGEVLERVLAVNRSLARSLDLTTLLSQVVDTALELLDAERGSVFLHEPASGTLVSRVATGTGELRIPADRGIVGECVATREIVLVADAYADPRFNRQVDLATGYRTRSMLTMPLIGHDDTLVGVLQVLNKRGGSFGDADLPIATALAATCAIAIQRMRLLEEIVEKRRMERELEVARDIQTRVFPKSMPEIPGYDVAGWSRPADQTGGDIFDVIAAPGSVLLLLGDATGHGVGPAISVTQVRAMLRIAARLGAGLDHTFRNINDQLSDDLSDNRFVTAFLGVLDPASHRVVYHAGGQGPLLHWRAAERTIDWLTSSTLPLGMLPFRKTPESRWIDMAPGDVLALVSDGIFECENAAGEAFGNERAGAIVSAGTGAAETVARMVAEADAFRGSAPQQDDMTVLVLRRRAAGRD